A genomic segment from Terriglobia bacterium encodes:
- a CDS encoding VIT1/CCC1 transporter family protein, with product MPQTPHVESHFTASEFVRDIVIGMADGLTVPFALAAGLSGADTTTRIIVVAGLAEIAAGSIAMGLGGYLAAKNDADHYASELRREEHEVKELPEIEAQEVLEVFETYGLSHAEAVPIVDSLRQRPKQWVDFMMRFELGLEEPDPKRALRSACTISGAYIAGGLIPLAPYMLMSSANAALIASVIATIVALALFGAVKGHYTGMPLASSALRTASIGGLAAAAAFGIAHLVSAK from the coding sequence ATGCCGCAAACGCCGCACGTTGAGTCGCACTTCACAGCTTCGGAATTCGTGCGCGACATAGTTATCGGAATGGCCGATGGCCTCACCGTTCCGTTCGCCCTGGCCGCTGGGCTTTCCGGCGCCGACACCACCACGCGCATTATTGTTGTGGCTGGTCTCGCCGAAATAGCCGCCGGCTCCATCGCCATGGGCCTCGGCGGATATCTGGCCGCGAAAAACGACGCCGACCATTATGCCAGCGAGCTGCGCCGCGAAGAGCACGAAGTGAAGGAGCTTCCTGAAATCGAGGCTCAAGAGGTGCTCGAGGTTTTCGAGACGTATGGCCTTTCGCATGCTGAAGCCGTTCCAATTGTCGACTCGCTCCGCCAGCGTCCCAAGCAATGGGTGGATTTTATGATGCGCTTTGAACTCGGGCTTGAGGAACCAGATCCCAAGCGAGCACTGCGAAGCGCCTGCACCATCTCAGGAGCGTACATCGCAGGCGGCTTGATTCCTCTGGCCCCCTACATGCTGATGAGCTCGGCGAATGCAGCGCTCATCGCTTCCGTGATTGCAACCATCGTCGCGCTTGCCCTGTTCGGCGCGGTCAAAGGACATTACACCGGCATGCCACTGGCATCCAGTGCTCTGCGGACGGCGTCGATCGGAGGGTTAGCGGCTGCGGCTGCGTTCGGTATTGCCCACTTGGTCTCGGCAAAGTAG